The Thermoproteota archaeon genome includes a window with the following:
- a CDS encoding flagellar protein FlaI produces the protein MAFDFSQVKDKNFSEVLKKTPHLLDYIDSYSARGNPLPLFTETLKPEHKKLKEPNLMYPISEQAFIHINPHTTSDDGYLEYVIIEPPPPERKLMEMADKLFAVQSGSLDPPVEITERFNMVENYLDKAVSVQDGPVDYEKVGDVYKLKTLPVEKSKWNSLKYHFLQKRAGTGLLDPFLSDPNLEDISIIGAGNVYVIHKSFGALKSPLFLGVEEIDELIISMSEQFGKTVSHAKPVVDSVLPDGSRINIVFGKDISRKGTNATIRKFASTPLSIIQVLTSKALDFREAAYMWMMLSEGMSVFINGETASGKTTTLMALTAFIPSNWKVVTIEDTPELTLPHSNWITEATRDTGSPSSSVTMFDLLKAALRQRPNYILVGEIRGAEGNIAFQAMQTGHPVISTFHAANMVALIQRLSNDPINIPKTHMENLNIALFQGAVQGPGGKRVRRVLSINEILGYNPDGGNIMFIPSFSWDPGTDEVKFKGKGSSALFISHVLHKRGMSRKDEGKLYDELELRAKILERMMEKKIFNYYDVFDSISHCREIGLEAFYKELDTL, from the coding sequence ATGGCATTTGATTTCTCTCAAGTTAAGGACAAAAATTTCTCTGAAGTTCTAAAAAAGACGCCACATCTTTTGGATTATATCGACAGCTACTCTGCTAGGGGAAACCCATTACCACTATTCACTGAGACACTAAAGCCTGAACACAAAAAGCTAAAAGAACCAAACCTAATGTATCCAATATCAGAGCAGGCATTTATTCACATTAATCCACATACTACTTCAGATGATGGATATCTTGAGTATGTCATCATAGAGCCTCCACCACCAGAAAGAAAACTAATGGAAATGGCAGACAAGCTGTTTGCAGTTCAGTCAGGCTCCTTGGATCCCCCAGTTGAGATTACAGAGCGATTCAACATGGTTGAAAACTATCTTGACAAGGCAGTATCTGTCCAAGATGGGCCAGTGGATTATGAAAAAGTAGGTGATGTTTACAAGCTAAAGACACTACCAGTTGAAAAGAGTAAATGGAACTCTCTAAAGTATCATTTTCTACAAAAACGTGCAGGTACTGGTCTTTTGGATCCATTCCTTTCTGATCCAAACCTTGAGGATATCTCAATTATCGGTGCAGGAAACGTTTACGTCATTCACAAGTCCTTTGGAGCGTTAAAGTCACCACTATTCTTGGGTGTTGAAGAAATTGATGAGCTTATCATCAGCATGTCAGAGCAATTTGGAAAGACTGTATCTCATGCAAAGCCTGTAGTAGACTCTGTGTTGCCTGATGGCTCCAGAATTAACATCGTGTTTGGAAAAGACATCAGCAGAAAGGGAACAAACGCTACAATCAGAAAGTTTGCAAGTACACCACTATCAATCATCCAGGTACTTACATCAAAGGCACTTGACTTTAGAGAGGCAGCATACATGTGGATGATGCTCAGTGAAGGAATGAGTGTCTTTATCAACGGAGAAACTGCATCAGGTAAAACCACAACTCTGATGGCACTTACTGCATTTATCCCATCAAACTGGAAAGTAGTAACAATTGAAGATACCCCCGAACTTACGCTACCACATTCTAACTGGATTACAGAAGCTACCCGTGACACTGGCAGTCCCTCATCCAGTGTGACAATGTTTGACTTGTTAAAGGCTGCCTTGAGACAGAGGCCTAACTATATCCTCGTCGGAGAAATTAGAGGTGCAGAAGGCAACATTGCGTTTCAAGCCATGCAGACAGGTCACCCTGTAATCAGTACATTCCACGCAGCAAACATGGTTGCACTAATTCAAAGACTTTCAAATGATCCAATTAACATTCCAAAGACTCACATGGAGAACCTAAACATTGCACTGTTCCAAGGTGCAGTACAGGGACCAGGTGGCAAAAGAGTAAGACGTGTTCTATCAATTAATGAAATCCTGGGGTATAATCCCGATGGTGGAAACATCATGTTCATTCCTTCATTCTCATGGGATCCTGGAACAGATGAGGTAAAATTCAAGGGAAAAGGAAGCAGTGCACTATTCATATCTCATGTTTTGCACAAACGAGGAATGTCAAGAAAAGATGAGGGAAAACTTTACGATGAGCTAGAACTTCGAGCAAAAATTTTGGAAAGAATGATGGAAAAGAAGATCTTCAACTATTACGACGTCTTTGATTCTATTTCACACTGTAGAGAGATTGGACTTGAAGCATTCTACAAGGAGCTTGACACTCTATAA
- a CDS encoding chemotaxis protein CheA, with protein sequence MECPKQQLSLMQLINHSLLKKYLTQFVKEWKNLSENNYREMYVSEALEHVEIINDALLKLEEEPNVREHLDLIFRSAHTIKGMAATMGYDQTRELCKNIENIFDNIRKGESKLTQNLASALFKCVDLLQQFISDENKKVDLAPYLNMLENPDSAQNIASTDSVSSKSPTIRVKMSDLDSLVNLVGELVISKMRMEKIVNQNRSEESRQIMMELDRLITDLQYQSMKIRLVPIDQIFSRFTRLVRDTSKSLGKEIDLDMKSGGIELDRTILDSITDPLLHILRNCVDHGLETPSERTAAGKPPSGTISLTASRVGDQIEIKIQDDGRGINLERLKNKAIENGLISAEEAKSMSKDEAIALLGTPGLSTAKEVTDISGRGVGMDVVIRQVEEVGGSVKITTEEGKGTCMTLTIPLSVSIMGGLLVNVSNQKYVLPLSSITTTVKVPREKIQSVHGMNVFQLRDEVVPLVNVATLLGIQNDENTTKETLTVVIINKNGKPYGLVVDSFDRKQEIVVKRLTDTSSSSDSFTNATILPDGRVALILDPALLV encoded by the coding sequence ATGGAATGCCCAAAGCAGCAGCTGAGCTTAATGCAGTTGATCAATCACTCTCTACTGAAAAAATACCTAACGCAATTTGTCAAGGAGTGGAAAAACTTGTCAGAAAATAATTATCGTGAAATGTATGTATCTGAAGCACTAGAGCATGTGGAAATTATCAATGATGCCTTGCTAAAGCTTGAAGAAGAACCTAACGTTAGAGAACATCTAGATCTCATTTTTCGCTCAGCGCATACCATCAAAGGTATGGCAGCTACTATGGGATATGATCAAACACGTGAACTATGCAAAAACATTGAAAATATCTTTGATAATATTAGAAAAGGAGAATCAAAGCTTACTCAAAATCTTGCTAGTGCGCTTTTCAAATGCGTTGATTTGCTTCAACAATTCATCTCTGATGAGAACAAAAAGGTAGATCTTGCTCCATATCTTAACATGCTTGAAAATCCTGATTCTGCACAAAACATAGCATCAACAGATTCTGTATCAAGCAAATCCCCAACAATTCGAGTAAAAATGTCAGATCTTGATTCGCTGGTCAATCTAGTTGGCGAACTAGTCATATCAAAAATGCGTATGGAGAAAATTGTAAACCAAAATCGTTCAGAAGAATCGCGACAGATAATGATGGAGCTTGACAGACTCATCACTGATTTACAATATCAATCAATGAAGATTAGATTAGTACCAATTGATCAAATCTTTAGTCGTTTTACGAGACTCGTACGTGACACCTCAAAATCTTTGGGCAAAGAAATTGATCTAGACATGAAAAGTGGAGGCATTGAGCTTGATAGAACAATTTTGGATTCAATTACTGATCCACTATTACACATACTTCGAAACTGCGTCGATCACGGACTTGAAACCCCATCTGAAAGAACCGCAGCTGGCAAACCCCCTTCCGGAACTATCTCATTGACTGCATCCAGAGTGGGTGATCAGATTGAGATTAAGATACAAGATGACGGCAGAGGAATTAATCTTGAGCGTCTCAAAAATAAGGCCATAGAGAATGGTCTGATTTCTGCTGAAGAGGCAAAATCCATGAGTAAGGATGAGGCAATTGCATTACTTGGAACGCCTGGACTATCAACTGCAAAAGAAGTCACCGATATCTCAGGCAGAGGCGTTGGCATGGATGTTGTGATTAGGCAGGTAGAAGAGGTTGGAGGCAGTGTGAAAATTACGACAGAGGAGGGAAAAGGCACATGCATGACTCTCACCATCCCACTGAGCGTATCAATAATGGGCGGATTACTTGTAAATGTCTCAAATCAAAAATATGTTCTACCACTATCTAGCATTACAACCACTGTCAAGGTTCCACGTGAGAAAATACAAAGTGTTCATGGAATGAATGTCTTTCAGCTACGAGATGAAGTGGTACCGTTGGTTAATGTTGCAACATTATTAGGAATTCAAAATGATGAAAACACTACCAAAGAAACTCTTACTGTTGTTATAATAAACAAAAATGGAAAGCCATACGGCTTGGTAGTTGACTCCTTTGATAGAAAACAAGAGATAGTTGTAAAACGTTTAACTGACACTTCGAGTTCTTCTGATTCATTTACTAATGCTACCATATTGCCTGACGGACGTGTTGCACTAATTTTAGATCCAGCATTATTAGTATAG
- a CDS encoding chemotaxis protein produces the protein MDSIQKTATEEKITIDSLDENLDESSNSETKNTSLDRVIEITKLMSHDTEKALDTINTINKKTEFLAINALIEASRTGDAGKGFQVVAESIDVLATKTKEAVEKMRKETISKMSELGKIIEEQSVNITGNRLADLALTNIDLIDRNLYERTADIRWWATDNIFGKALLSKTKESIQEAQHRLGTILKSYTVYYDLVLVDLEGNVITNAQADKFDISNQNFASKQWFQTALKTSNGSEYGFQSVHRSSTSGSHTMTFSCKVHENGDPNRPAIGVLAAVFNWDGLAQRIVNETPINQDEKEKTRVCIVDENGTILADTQNRILDKFSIPKMNDLFAKKQGFVKISQRGKEQLVCHGLSHGYETYASGWHSVIVQDISNN, from the coding sequence GTGGATTCTATACAGAAAACTGCCACTGAGGAAAAAATTACCATAGACTCACTGGATGAGAATCTTGATGAGAGCTCAAATTCTGAAACAAAGAATACCTCACTTGATAGAGTTATTGAGATTACAAAGCTGATGAGTCATGATACTGAAAAGGCACTTGACACAATAAACACCATAAACAAAAAAACAGAATTTTTAGCAATTAATGCATTAATTGAAGCAAGCAGAACAGGGGATGCTGGAAAAGGATTTCAAGTCGTTGCTGAATCAATTGATGTCTTAGCTACTAAAACAAAAGAGGCTGTAGAAAAGATGCGAAAGGAAACAATCTCAAAGATGAGTGAGCTTGGAAAAATTATTGAAGAGCAATCAGTAAACATTACAGGAAATAGATTAGCAGATCTTGCATTAACAAACATTGATCTAATTGATAGAAACCTCTATGAGAGAACAGCTGATATCAGATGGTGGGCAACAGATAACATCTTTGGAAAAGCATTGCTGAGTAAAACCAAAGAATCCATTCAAGAAGCACAACATAGACTGGGTACCATTCTAAAATCCTATACTGTATACTATGATCTTGTTCTAGTTGATCTTGAAGGAAATGTTATTACAAATGCTCAAGCAGACAAATTTGATATCTCAAATCAAAACTTTGCCTCAAAACAATGGTTTCAAACTGCTTTAAAGACTTCAAATGGTAGTGAATACGGATTCCAATCTGTTCATAGATCATCAACTAGTGGCTCACACACCATGACATTTTCCTGTAAGGTTCATGAAAATGGTGATCCAAACAGGCCAGCAATAGGTGTGTTGGCTGCCGTATTCAACTGGGATGGTTTGGCTCAGCGAATAGTAAATGAAACCCCAATTAACCAAGATGAAAAGGAAAAAACCCGTGTTTGTATAGTTGATGAAAATGGCACAATTCTAGCAGATACCCAAAATCGAATCCTTGATAAATTTAGCATTCCTAAAATGAATGATTTATTCGCTAAAAAACAGGGATTCGTGAAAATATCCCAAAGGGGAAAAGAACAACTTGTGTGCCATGGTTTATCTCATGGATATGAGACGTATGCCTCTGGTTGGCATTCTGTAATAGTACAGGATATATCAAATAACTAA
- a CDS encoding flagellar accessory protein FlaH, translating to MTQIIPCGNEEVDRAIGGGVPFPCLMILEGGHGTGKSAMTAQFMKGILDAKKNVLCITENTVKEYIENMKSITFNFSNAFLQNRLTILPLHMYGVKWTKEQSAFLLPVIGKYIGNSFKETNCVVIDSLTLLTVFADASQILDFFTQCKYLVANGMSVIITTHPDDIPADIAQRVKGSVDCYLQLGSTNVAGKDVKTLKVIKLIGSKDASESGFAFEVDMTFGIKIVPISMANA from the coding sequence ATGACGCAGATTATTCCATGTGGAAACGAAGAAGTAGACAGAGCCATAGGAGGCGGAGTACCATTTCCATGTTTGATGATACTTGAAGGTGGACATGGAACAGGAAAGAGTGCAATGACTGCACAATTCATGAAAGGAATACTGGATGCCAAAAAAAATGTTCTGTGCATCACAGAAAACACTGTCAAAGAATACATTGAAAACATGAAGTCTATTACATTTAATTTCTCAAATGCATTTTTACAAAACAGACTAACGATTCTTCCTCTTCACATGTATGGTGTAAAATGGACAAAGGAGCAATCTGCATTTCTATTGCCCGTTATAGGAAAATACATTGGAAACAGCTTTAAGGAAACAAACTGTGTTGTCATTGATTCACTAACTTTACTAACTGTCTTTGCAGATGCAAGTCAGATACTAGACTTTTTCACACAATGCAAGTATCTAGTTGCAAATGGAATGTCTGTTATTATCACAACTCATCCAGATGATATTCCAGCTGATATTGCACAAAGAGTCAAGGGAAGTGTTGACTGTTACTTGCAGCTAGGTTCAACAAACGTTGCAGGAAAGGACGTCAAGACGCTTAAAGTTATCAAGCTAATAGGTTCAAAAGACGCATCAGAATCCGGTTTTGCCTTTGAGGTTGATATGACATTTGGAATAAAGATCGTACCAATCTCAATGGCAAACGCTTGA
- a CDS encoding chemotaxis protein → MQKSAYENSKNVTLESISKLVNTMSSEMDNAIKKIQDINEETHILALNAAIEASSAGDAGKGFGVVAEHMGELSNETARITKKMNNNSQTNIVELEEILTTQAASVRGNRLANLALTNIDLIDRNLYERTADVRWWATEKSVVNALTDKTPEAINFVSGRLNTILKYYSIYHDLILADADGNIIANGNPQFNLKGRNISERPWYQSALKTKNGDEFGFESVHNSPPINNQNIITFSCKVHSNGDTNQPFIGVLGTVFNWTGLAQKIVNDTTINEDDKPRTRVCIVNKEGKVYADTQNKILEDQIQFDGIDEVFKMKKNFITKKIDGKTFCIGHAISPGFEGYSTGWHSLIIQEIA, encoded by the coding sequence GTGCAAAAATCAGCATATGAAAACTCTAAGAATGTTACTTTGGAAAGCATATCCAAGCTTGTAAACACAATGTCAAGCGAGATGGATAATGCTATTAAAAAAATTCAAGACATAAATGAAGAGACACACATTTTGGCACTTAATGCAGCAATTGAAGCAAGCAGTGCCGGTGATGCAGGAAAAGGATTCGGAGTTGTAGCAGAACACATGGGTGAGCTATCAAATGAAACTGCAAGAATTACAAAAAAAATGAATAACAACAGTCAAACAAATATTGTAGAGCTTGAAGAAATTCTTACAACTCAGGCAGCTAGTGTAAGAGGCAATAGACTCGCAAATCTCGCGTTAACAAACATTGATCTAATTGATAGAAACCTCTATGAGAGAACAGCCGATGTTAGGTGGTGGGCTACAGAAAAAAGTGTAGTTAATGCACTAACTGATAAGACTCCTGAAGCAATAAATTTTGTATCAGGACGACTAAATACAATTTTAAAGTATTATTCTATTTATCATGACTTAATTCTAGCAGATGCAGATGGAAACATTATCGCAAATGGAAATCCCCAGTTTAATCTAAAGGGACGAAATATTTCTGAAAGGCCTTGGTATCAAAGTGCTTTAAAGACCAAAAATGGGGATGAATTTGGCTTTGAATCTGTTCATAACTCGCCTCCAATAAACAATCAAAATATTATTACATTCTCTTGTAAAGTTCACTCAAATGGAGATACCAACCAACCATTCATTGGAGTTCTGGGAACTGTCTTTAACTGGACAGGGCTGGCTCAAAAAATTGTCAATGATACGACAATCAATGAAGATGATAAACCACGTACACGTGTGTGTATAGTCAATAAGGAAGGAAAAGTTTATGCTGATACTCAAAATAAAATTCTTGAAGATCAAATACAATTTGATGGAATAGACGAAGTCTTTAAGATGAAAAAAAATTTTATCACTAAAAAAATTGATGGTAAAACATTCTGCATAGGTCATGCCATCTCTCCTGGATTTGAAGGATACTCAACAGGCTGGCATTCTTTAATTATTCAAGAGATTGCTTAA
- a CDS encoding methyl-accepting chemotaxis protein → MAKGSTKFSVKKKLFLINCILLTAALLASGFAISQFINLGQQLHDGAITQIQIEQTIQSVIIIQISLASIAVGVNGYSFLFARKLTNPIIEAANAVKKISEGDLTVMISQSKSKDELGELTNALHSMSENLRNLVTDVRETAIKVASDSRESAAATEELNSSVEEVAATVQQIASGSQTQALELASAKAIVENVRNTNSADGSSAADKMSRIIELTNQSSEKVKSLADKSAKITSVVETIRDIAEKTNLLALNAAIEAARAGESGRGFAVVADEVRRLAEGSAKSSEEIDNLIREIQEEIQHTVKGIDSSAQEIEEGREVVDMSLKALVEIGNKVAEVAAVAEENASATDQASAAVDQQTTATAEISHSSQSTATLAEELENKVSKFKLSDNSEESPSDLPIKELEKSQNLAPQEQIIETKNGLMTKLFSKKKDKTNTKSEFDQLASDTLGDDEN, encoded by the coding sequence TTGGCTAAAGGAAGTACCAAGTTTAGTGTTAAAAAGAAATTATTCCTCATTAACTGTATTTTACTTACCGCTGCACTATTGGCAAGTGGTTTTGCAATTTCTCAATTCATAAACCTGGGTCAACAACTCCATGATGGTGCAATCACTCAAATCCAAATTGAGCAGACAATTCAAAGTGTAATAATTATACAAATTAGTCTTGCATCAATTGCAGTAGGGGTTAATGGATACTCATTTTTGTTTGCTAGAAAACTGACTAACCCCATCATAGAAGCCGCTAATGCTGTCAAAAAGATTAGCGAAGGAGATCTTACAGTAATGATCTCACAATCAAAATCAAAGGATGAGCTTGGTGAATTAACAAATGCTTTACACTCAATGTCTGAAAACTTGAGAAATCTTGTTACAGACGTACGTGAAACTGCAATCAAGGTTGCTTCTGATTCTAGGGAATCTGCTGCTGCCACTGAGGAGCTAAATTCCAGTGTTGAAGAAGTTGCAGCTACTGTACAACAAATTGCAAGTGGTTCACAAACACAAGCACTTGAATTAGCAAGCGCTAAAGCAATTGTAGAGAATGTTAGAAATACAAATTCAGCAGACGGCTCTTCTGCAGCAGATAAGATGTCAAGAATTATAGAACTAACAAATCAATCTTCTGAAAAAGTAAAAAGTCTGGCTGATAAGAGTGCAAAAATTACTTCTGTCGTAGAAACAATTCGTGACATTGCAGAGAAAACCAACCTTCTTGCATTAAATGCAGCAATTGAAGCTGCCAGAGCAGGTGAATCTGGACGTGGATTTGCAGTAGTTGCAGATGAAGTACGAAGACTAGCAGAAGGATCTGCAAAATCCTCAGAAGAGATTGATAACTTAATTCGAGAAATTCAAGAGGAAATTCAGCATACTGTTAAAGGAATTGATTCCAGTGCTCAAGAAATTGAGGAAGGAAGGGAAGTAGTTGACATGTCACTAAAGGCACTTGTAGAGATTGGAAATAAGGTAGCAGAAGTTGCTGCAGTTGCTGAAGAGAATGCATCTGCTACAGATCAGGCCTCTGCAGCAGTTGATCAGCAAACTACTGCCACTGCAGAGATATCACACTCTAGTCAAAGTACAGCTACACTAGCAGAAGAGCTAGAAAACAAAGTAAGTAAATTCAAGCTGTCTGATAATTCTGAGGAATCCCCATCTGACTTGCCAATAAAAGAGTTAGAAAAATCACAAAATCTTGCTCCACAAGAGCAAATTATTGAGACAAAAAATGGTTTGATGACAAAACTCTTCTCAAAGAAAAAGGACAAGACAAACACAAAAAGTGAATTTGATCAACTTGCAAGTGATACATTAGGAGACGATGAGAATTGA
- a CDS encoding flagellar assembly protein FlaJ: protein MAFLYSISTGEVESVDMIKTASKSGYGKFSQAFMDTFRLGVGWSYGLSKSLEMIANKVAQNNEIQLKQILVKLAQVVRLGDDLKTFFHAEVKSAIMNFEIIYERKLETQKLFLEMFYTLMSTAAFMVSANSIMTMLMGSNDAEDILLSSLIGVSISMTVFVFLMYMMFPRDKLAYATADDDLKFRLRVYMMAGIGAGIGVVLFMIPDFPNTLAVGVAVAPLIIPGLKAKKMEAQIKELNQAYPEFIRHFGEIYATVGSMGQALDAVLRSDFGPLQKHVIGFKNRVKNRIDQKLGFELLSRDAGSEIIANGNQVISTAMDKGGDMNETGNVVADITLKMNELRAKRAQTAKTFETVVIVLHILTLAVFGLMNKLTEIFFELINTVDVSNSTFQLTPIDPEFMAAMMPVMIIMTSVLSAVAIKVAQGGLYKTVFYNIAILAVLGAIVSFVMNFMLADFLETHILDFVDETVVP from the coding sequence ATGGCGTTTTTGTACTCTATCTCAACTGGTGAAGTAGAGTCCGTAGACATGATAAAGACTGCATCAAAGAGTGGTTATGGAAAGTTCTCTCAAGCATTCATGGATACGTTTCGACTTGGTGTAGGCTGGTCATACGGCTTATCAAAATCACTTGAGATGATTGCAAATAAAGTTGCACAAAATAATGAAATTCAACTAAAGCAAATCCTAGTCAAACTTGCACAGGTAGTAAGACTAGGTGATGATCTAAAGACATTCTTTCATGCTGAAGTAAAGTCAGCCATTATGAACTTTGAAATAATTTATGAACGAAAGCTAGAGACTCAGAAACTCTTCTTGGAGATGTTCTATACTTTAATGTCTACTGCAGCCTTTATGGTGTCTGCAAACTCTATCATGACAATGTTAATGGGCTCAAATGATGCCGAAGACATTCTGTTATCATCATTAATTGGAGTCTCTATCAGCATGACTGTCTTTGTATTTTTGATGTACATGATGTTCCCAAGGGACAAGCTTGCATATGCAACAGCAGATGATGATCTAAAGTTTCGGTTACGTGTATACATGATGGCAGGAATTGGTGCAGGAATTGGTGTTGTCTTGTTTATGATTCCTGATTTTCCTAACACTTTAGCAGTAGGCGTTGCAGTTGCACCACTAATAATTCCCGGATTAAAGGCAAAGAAGATGGAGGCCCAGATAAAGGAGCTAAACCAAGCCTATCCGGAATTTATCAGACACTTTGGAGAAATTTATGCTACAGTAGGTTCAATGGGTCAAGCACTTGATGCTGTACTACGAAGTGACTTTGGACCACTACAAAAACACGTAATCGGATTCAAGAACAGAGTCAAAAACAGAATTGATCAAAAGTTGGGCTTTGAGTTGTTATCTAGAGATGCGGGAAGCGAAATCATTGCCAATGGAAACCAAGTGATATCCACTGCAATGGATAAAGGTGGCGACATGAATGAGACAGGAAACGTTGTTGCAGATATCACACTAAAGATGAATGAGCTTCGTGCAAAGAGAGCCCAGACTGCTAAAACATTTGAGACAGTCGTAATCGTACTTCACATTTTGACACTTGCAGTATTTGGACTCATGAACAAATTAACTGAGATATTCTTTGAGCTCATCAATACAGTTGATGTATCAAACAGCACATTCCAATTAACCCCAATTGATCCAGAATTTATGGCAGCAATGATGCCTGTGATGATTATCATGACATCTGTACTAAGTGCAGTTGCCATCAAAGTTGCACAAGGAGGATTGTACAAGACAGTATTTTACAACATTGCAATACTTGCAGTACTTGGTGCCATAGTATCATTTGTGATGAACTTTATGCTGGCTGACTTTCTTGAGACCCACATTCTTGACTTTGTGGATGAGACAGTCGTCCCGTAA
- a CDS encoding chemotaxis-specific protein-glutamate methyltransferase CheB, whose protein sequence is MTKSVENQINVWVVNDSRYMTQLLIDLISHEKIKVTNTAKDGAEALRRLDSSKPDVILLDLEMPKMDGLTFIEEVVKQNKLVPIIIVSSFSQDGAKVVLDALENGALDFVPIPQTPSVNMNELKSSLISKIEIASKSDPIQLISQNITKLKPKQKAIITADAAERVIVIGSSTGGPKVVQSIISALPEDINAGILVVQHMPKGFTTQFAKRLDDCSSLSVSEAKDGDLIRNGVALVAPGDYHMIVEPNRRVKLITGPKRFGVRPSVNMTMVSASEVFGTNTLGVLLTGMGHDGGFGMKAIKKRGGNTIAQNSTSAVVYGMPKAAAELNAVDQSLSTEKIPNAICQGVEKLVRK, encoded by the coding sequence ATGACAAAGTCTGTTGAAAACCAGATCAACGTATGGGTTGTCAATGATTCACGATACATGACACAACTTCTTATTGATTTAATATCTCATGAAAAAATTAAAGTTACAAATACTGCCAAAGATGGCGCAGAAGCACTACGACGACTTGACTCATCCAAACCCGATGTAATCTTATTAGATTTGGAAATGCCAAAAATGGATGGTCTTACATTCATCGAAGAAGTTGTTAAACAAAACAAATTAGTTCCAATAATCATTGTTAGCAGTTTTTCGCAGGATGGAGCAAAGGTAGTTTTAGATGCACTCGAAAACGGGGCACTGGATTTTGTTCCCATTCCACAAACCCCATCAGTAAACATGAATGAGCTAAAATCTTCCTTGATCTCTAAAATAGAGATTGCTTCAAAGTCTGATCCAATTCAATTAATCTCTCAAAATATTACTAAACTCAAACCAAAACAAAAAGCAATTATCACTGCAGACGCTGCTGAAAGGGTTATAGTAATTGGCTCTTCTACGGGAGGTCCCAAAGTAGTCCAATCAATCATCAGCGCACTGCCTGAGGATATCAATGCAGGAATTCTTGTTGTTCAACACATGCCAAAGGGATTCACTACTCAATTTGCAAAGCGACTGGATGATTGTTCCTCTCTATCTGTATCTGAAGCAAAAGATGGTGACTTGATTAGAAATGGAGTGGCTTTGGTTGCACCTGGAGACTATCACATGATTGTTGAACCAAACAGAAGGGTAAAGCTCATCACTGGACCAAAGAGGTTTGGCGTTCGCCCTTCGGTGAATATGACTATGGTCTCAGCATCTGAGGTATTTGGTACAAACACCCTTGGAGTTTTACTCACAGGAATGGGACATGATGGAGGCTTTGGAATGAAGGCGATTAAGAAACGTGGAGGAAACACTATCGCACAAAATAGTACTTCTGCTGTAGTTTATGGAATGCCCAAAGCAGCAGCTGAGCTTAATGCAGTTGATCAATCACTCTCTACTGAAAAAATACCTAACGCAATTTGTCAAGGAGTGGAAAAACTTGTCAGAAAATAA
- a CDS encoding flagellin, whose protein sequence is MASGLIGEAILIIASVIVAGSVAGVVLSQIGVFESSITQTSEDQKDKLLTKIKIIYVANSTDNDAEVWVKNIGKNPITSLDKIDVYFGPVNAVQRFAYTVGDVDETWEINGGIPSPAVWQQMDTLELQLDEDSLAKSTTYEVRVITPQGVSDEYIFSIP, encoded by the coding sequence ATGGCATCAGGACTAATTGGTGAGGCAATTCTAATTATCGCATCAGTTATTGTTGCAGGCTCTGTAGCTGGAGTTGTCCTATCGCAGATTGGTGTCTTTGAATCATCTATTACCCAAACATCTGAGGATCAAAAAGACAAACTCTTGACAAAAATAAAGATAATCTATGTTGCAAACTCTACAGATAATGATGCCGAAGTCTGGGTGAAAAACATTGGTAAAAACCCTATCACCAGCCTTGATAAAATTGATGTCTACTTTGGCCCAGTAAATGCAGTACAAAGATTTGCATACACCGTTGGTGATGTTGATGAAACCTGGGAGATTAACGGTGGCATCCCAAGTCCGGCAGTTTGGCAACAAATGGACACCTTGGAGCTTCAACTAGATGAGGACAGCTTGGCAAAATCCACAACATATGAGGTGCGTGTAATTACTCCACAAGGTGTTTCTGATGAGTATATCTTTTCAATTCCTTAG